Part of the Capsicum annuum cultivar UCD-10X-F1 chromosome 12, UCD10Xv1.1, whole genome shotgun sequence genome is shown below.
atcatcttcttcttctttagtgCAGATCATAAGTGTGTTGAAGTCATATTGGAGGGTATTTTCTGAAAATATATACACGTCTTCCTTTCTCTGATTGTCTTGCtgttttttaattgtttttttgcAGTAAGTAATAGCAATGTCTTTTGTGCACTAAAACCAACCAACAAAAATCTTCATctcgctctctctctctctttccgtATCTCtgtcctttctttcttttctgcttcttcttcttttattcctTTTGTTTCTAAGCTGTTTAAAGCAAAATAATGGATTCTGGAAACAACAGTGCAAGTCTGCAGTCATCAAGTACTGGTGGTGCTGTTGGTGTTGGTGGGAAAGTTGGTGGTGGTGATGAAGAGTCCGATTCACGTGCTGGTTCTGATTCTTTTTCTTCAGCTTTTCACACTCAAAACTCATCCTCTTCATCCATGTTTGACCCTTTTGCCAACTATTTCAACCCCATATCTCGCCCAAACGCAGACCCACCACCACCAGCTCCTTCACACAACTACACGCCCCCTAATTCACTTTTCAATCTCGATACTGATTGGTCCAAAACCCTAAGATCCGACCTCAACAACAACCCCATGTTATTACCATCATCATCTGATAAACCGTCTTATTCTAATAATTCTTTATCCTTTAGTACTGGTGGAGCTTCTTTCCTTTCATCAACACCAGCAGAACGCGGTGCTGGTGGGAACGTGAGTattgctactactactactgggACATCGGCGGATCAACCAATTACGCAACCCGTGCGTAATCCGAAGAAAAGATCGAGAGCGTCAAGAAGGGCACCAACTACTGTGTTGACAACAGATACCACTAATTTCAGAGCTATGGTTCAAGAATTTACTGGGATTCCTGCACCACctttcacttcttcctatttccccCCCAGAAGTAGATTTGATTTATTTGCTATTGCACCTAATTCCTCTATAAGATCCGCTGTTGGTGCTGGTCCTGGTGTTGGTAATAATCTGCTAAGCATTTCACAACCACCTAATTATCTACGAAGACCTTTCCCTCAGAAAATTCATCCACCACCCTTTCTTTCTCCTTCATCAGTTTCTGCTACTTCGTCTTCCTCCTCGTCCTCGTCGTTAATGTTGAGTTGTTTAGCTGAAAATATTGCTTCAACAACCACTAGTGGTTCTAATTCTAATATTAACTACCAACTGACTTCCGAATTAGGCCTGCTGAAGCAACTTCCTAGCGGACTCGCCAATTCTGCCACACAAAGCTCTAATCTTTTCGATTCAATTCAACAGAACTCAATCCTGGCATCACTTTTTCAACATTCTCAAAAATATGCAATTGTGTCCAAAGACCAAGAACATCTCCAAATGCCAGCGAATAGCAACTCTCAGCTGAAGATTGGTAGTGTTCTTGAAGAGTATAGTGTGAACAATGCTTCACATGGACATATTCTAAGTGGGCTTCCGAATCTGATTTGTCCGGAACAAGCAGCAACATCATCGAGGAACGTGGACAACAGTATTAATGCAGCTAATTTTCATGGCGATAAGGTGCAGGAAACAGTGGTAAGCAGAGGTGGTGAAGGTATGGTGGAATCATGGATTTGTTCTTCAGactagaaaaaaagaagataaatattaTTACGCAGTACAAAGTTATTTGAAGTCATGATGATGATTATGTGATC
Proteins encoded:
- the LOC107851014 gene encoding uncharacterized protein DDB_G0271670; protein product: MDSGNNSASLQSSSTGGAVGVGGKVGGGDEESDSRAGSDSFSSAFHTQNSSSSSMFDPFANYFNPISRPNADPPPPAPSHNYTPPNSLFNLDTDWSKTLRSDLNNNPMLLPSSSDKPSYSNNSLSFSTGGASFLSSTPAERGAGGNVSIATTTTGTSADQPITQPVRNPKKRSRASRRAPTTVLTTDTTNFRAMVQEFTGIPAPPFTSSYFPPRSRFDLFAIAPNSSIRSAVGAGPGVGNNLLSISQPPNYLRRPFPQKIHPPPFLSPSSVSATSSSSSSSSLMLSCLAENIASTTTSGSNSNINYQLTSELGLLKQLPSGLANSATQSSNLFDSIQQNSILASLFQHSQKYAIVSKDQEHLQMPANSNSQLKIGSVLEEYSVNNASHGHILSGLPNLICPEQAATSSRNVDNSINAANFHGDKVQETVVSRGGEGMVESWICSSD